A single region of the Solwaraspora sp. WMMD791 genome encodes:
- a CDS encoding S1C family serine protease: protein MTSGYNAPFAPGPESTSPEPTTPQLPRPEPTNAPLPGPRHAAPATPPAFAPGEPLTGRSDSTPLPSRAGPPPWHTGPPAAAPDPSAAADPLTAPGRATAPAQPGAPQPPTVPGWSGAPVTFAAPAPSEFTSAGSDKPGSWAPPADQLRRVAPPRRGWLAGTALLLTLALAGAVGFQGYQIHQLTGRLADADQRLAQAQGADAERFDLVESRTGELERAVGAAFNPEAIAESALPSVFRVAAGRFTGTAFAVGPAGSDGTDLLTNYHVVESSYLAGNRRVFLERDGQRIEAAIVAVDDEIDVAQLRTTESYAGLEAAVEPVRSGQQIVVVGAPLGLADSVTIGVVSAYREADDGSGPVIQFDAPINPGNSGGPVINSSKQVVGIATAKARDAEGIGLAVPIQTACEAFDLC, encoded by the coding sequence ATGACCAGTGGGTACAACGCGCCCTTCGCGCCTGGTCCGGAGTCGACGAGTCCGGAGCCGACAACCCCGCAGCTGCCCCGACCGGAGCCGACGAACGCGCCGCTGCCCGGTCCGCGTCACGCCGCACCCGCCACGCCTCCGGCGTTCGCACCGGGGGAGCCGCTGACGGGTCGGTCAGACAGCACGCCGCTACCGTCACGGGCCGGTCCGCCGCCGTGGCACACCGGCCCGCCCGCCGCCGCCCCGGACCCGTCGGCCGCGGCAGACCCGCTGACTGCCCCGGGCCGGGCGACCGCACCAGCCCAGCCGGGTGCGCCGCAACCGCCGACCGTACCGGGCTGGTCGGGCGCACCGGTCACCTTCGCCGCGCCGGCCCCGAGCGAGTTCACCTCGGCGGGCAGCGACAAACCCGGTTCGTGGGCCCCACCGGCGGACCAGCTGCGCCGGGTCGCACCACCTCGACGTGGCTGGCTGGCCGGCACCGCGCTGCTGCTGACGCTGGCGCTGGCCGGGGCCGTCGGATTCCAGGGCTACCAGATCCACCAGCTGACCGGTCGGCTCGCCGACGCCGACCAGCGGCTGGCCCAGGCCCAGGGCGCCGACGCCGAGCGGTTCGACCTGGTCGAGTCCCGTACCGGTGAGTTGGAGCGCGCGGTCGGCGCGGCCTTCAACCCCGAGGCGATCGCCGAGTCGGCGCTGCCCAGCGTGTTCCGCGTCGCCGCCGGCCGGTTCACCGGAACCGCCTTCGCCGTGGGCCCGGCCGGATCCGACGGCACCGACCTGCTGACCAACTACCACGTCGTCGAGTCGAGCTACCTGGCCGGCAACCGCCGGGTCTTCCTGGAACGTGACGGGCAGCGGATCGAGGCGGCGATCGTCGCGGTGGACGACGAGATCGACGTCGCCCAGCTGCGCACCACCGAGTCGTACGCCGGGCTCGAGGCGGCGGTCGAGCCGGTCCGCTCCGGTCAGCAGATCGTCGTGGTGGGTGCCCCGCTCGGGCTCGCCGACAGCGTCACCATCGGCGTGGTCAGCGCCTACCGGGAGGCCGACGACGGCTCGGGACCGGTCATCCAGTTCGACGCACCGATCAACCCCGGCAACTCCGGCGGCCCGGTGATCAACAGCAGCAAGCAGGTGGTCGGCATCGCCACCGCGAAGGCCCGCGACGCCGAAGGGATCGGGCTGGCGGTGCCGATCCAGACCGCCTGCGAGGCGTTCGACCTGTGCTGA
- a CDS encoding DUF3000 domain-containing protein, whose protein sequence is MAPLTALPEAFHRAVAGLRAATPRQEIQVEEVGAPQRLAPYAFALSATVLRSAEEVATGRLVLLHDPAGHDAWQGTLRLVTYVTADLEVDLVADPLLPSVGWTWLTDGLDAHGATYTALGGTVTQTCSTRFGELAGQPAGGDIEIRASWTPLTTALGAHLLAWCDLLASTAGLPPPGVAVLPGRWPAGAA, encoded by the coding sequence ATGGCCCCCCTTACCGCGTTGCCCGAGGCGTTCCACCGCGCCGTCGCCGGACTGCGCGCGGCCACTCCACGTCAGGAGATCCAGGTCGAGGAGGTCGGTGCGCCGCAACGGCTCGCACCGTACGCGTTCGCGCTGAGCGCCACGGTGCTGCGGTCGGCCGAGGAGGTCGCCACCGGTCGGCTGGTCCTGCTGCACGATCCGGCCGGGCACGACGCCTGGCAGGGCACGCTGCGGCTGGTGACCTACGTCACCGCCGACCTCGAGGTGGACCTGGTCGCCGATCCGCTGCTACCCAGCGTCGGATGGACCTGGTTGACCGACGGCCTCGACGCGCACGGTGCGACGTACACCGCGCTCGGCGGCACCGTGACCCAGACCTGTTCGACCCGGTTCGGTGAGCTCGCCGGTCAGCCGGCCGGCGGCGACATCGAGATCCGGGCCTCCTGGACCCCGCTCACCACCGCGCTCGGCGCCCACCTGCTGGCCTGGTGTGACCTGCTGGCGTCCACCGCCGGGCTGCCGCCCCCGGGGGTGGCCGTACTGCCGGGCCGGTGGCCGGCCGGCGCGGCCTGA
- the hemE gene encoding uroporphyrinogen decarboxylase, translating to MTTTTSGDTAPHAASATPADSVFVQACRGEPVPHTPVWFMRQAGRSLPEYRELRSGTGMLQACRQPELVAEITLQPVRRHGVDAAILFSDIVVPVAAAGVELDIVAGTGPVIADPVRSAADVGRLRRISLDDVGFVDEAVRLLVAELGATPLIGFAGAPFTLASYLVEGGPSRTHARTKALMYADPETWHALCARLAEITVEFLRVQVAAGASAVQLFDSWAGALSEADYRRYVLPHSVTVLHSLADAGVPRIHFGVGTAELLGAMAEAGADVVGVDWRTPLDAATVRVGPDRSVQGNLDPCLLLAPWPVIETEVRRVLAEGLAAPGHVFNLGHGVLPETDPEVLTRVVELVHTVSAR from the coding sequence ATGACCACGACGACATCGGGCGACACCGCCCCGCACGCCGCGTCCGCCACACCGGCCGACTCCGTCTTCGTCCAGGCCTGCCGGGGCGAACCCGTACCGCACACACCAGTGTGGTTCATGCGCCAGGCCGGCCGGTCGTTGCCGGAGTACCGCGAACTGCGCAGCGGGACCGGCATGCTGCAGGCCTGCCGGCAACCAGAACTGGTCGCCGAGATCACCCTGCAGCCGGTCCGCCGGCACGGCGTGGACGCCGCGATCCTGTTCAGCGACATCGTCGTACCGGTGGCGGCGGCCGGCGTCGAGTTGGACATCGTGGCCGGCACCGGACCGGTCATCGCCGACCCGGTCCGCAGCGCCGCCGACGTGGGGCGGCTGCGCCGGATCAGCCTCGACGACGTCGGCTTCGTCGACGAGGCGGTCCGGCTGCTCGTCGCCGAACTCGGCGCCACCCCACTGATCGGCTTCGCCGGGGCGCCGTTCACCCTGGCGAGCTACCTCGTCGAAGGCGGGCCGTCGCGGACCCACGCCCGCACCAAGGCACTGATGTACGCCGACCCGGAGACCTGGCACGCGCTCTGCGCGCGGCTCGCCGAGATCACCGTGGAGTTCCTGCGGGTCCAGGTCGCCGCCGGAGCGTCGGCGGTGCAGCTGTTCGACTCGTGGGCCGGGGCGCTGTCCGAGGCCGACTACCGCCGCTACGTCCTGCCGCACTCGGTGACGGTGCTGCACTCCCTCGCCGACGCCGGAGTGCCCCGGATCCACTTCGGGGTCGGCACCGCCGAGCTGCTCGGCGCCATGGCCGAGGCCGGTGCCGACGTGGTCGGAGTCGACTGGCGCACCCCGCTGGACGCCGCGACGGTGCGCGTCGGCCCGGACCGGTCGGTGCAGGGCAACCTCGACCCGTGCCTGCTGCTGGCGCCCTGGCCGGTGATCGAGACCGAAGTCCGGCGGGTGCTGGCCGAAGGCCTGGCCGCGCCCGGCCACGTGTTCAATCTCGGCCACGGCGTACTGCCGGAAACCGACCCCGAGGTGCTGACCCGGGTGGTCGAGCTGGTGCACACCGTGTCGGCCCGCTGA
- the hemG gene encoding protoporphyrinogen oxidase, with protein sequence MQQPWRIAVVGGGIAGLAAVLRLRERCPAGTRVMLFEQSGELGGKLRTGQFAGLAVERGAEAFLMRDPAGGDSAALALARRVGLGDQLVHPAVGQAALAIGGQLRPLPGGTLIGVPGDPAAIAAVARADETRDPDDGRPLLGPHADVAVGELVRRRLGDDVVERLVDPMLGGVYAGRADTLSLATTIPGLAAAARREHTLRAAVRAALAARPPAAGAPIFASIDGGLSRLVAAVGQAATVDGGPVDVTLRTGATVRELAATSTGWRLVVGPTRGAERIDVDAVVLAVPARPAARLLAAVDAAAAVGVGALDYASIALVTLALPDPDLPELSGFLVPATEGTTTKAATFFSTKWAHLRRADGLAVVRASVGRYGDEQLLQRDDDELVATVHAELGRLSGARLPAVAQSHVQRWGGALPQYPPGHLDRVAAARRSLRDARRGLALAGAAFDGIGIPVCVRSGENAADEIVTTLEGVRR encoded by the coding sequence ATGCAGCAACCGTGGCGGATAGCCGTGGTGGGTGGCGGGATCGCCGGGCTGGCCGCGGTGTTGCGGCTGCGCGAGCGTTGTCCGGCCGGCACCCGGGTCATGCTCTTCGAACAGTCCGGTGAACTGGGCGGCAAGCTGCGTACCGGGCAGTTCGCCGGGCTGGCGGTGGAGCGCGGCGCCGAGGCGTTCCTGATGCGCGACCCGGCCGGTGGGGACTCCGCGGCACTGGCACTGGCCCGCCGGGTCGGCCTCGGCGACCAGTTGGTGCATCCGGCGGTCGGCCAGGCCGCCCTGGCCATCGGTGGGCAGCTGCGCCCGCTGCCGGGCGGGACGCTGATCGGCGTACCCGGTGATCCTGCCGCCATCGCGGCGGTGGCCCGCGCCGACGAGACCCGCGACCCTGACGACGGTCGGCCGTTGCTCGGCCCGCACGCCGACGTCGCGGTCGGCGAGCTGGTCCGTCGTCGGCTCGGCGACGACGTCGTCGAACGGCTCGTCGATCCGATGCTCGGCGGGGTGTACGCCGGCCGCGCCGACACGTTGTCGCTGGCGACCACGATCCCCGGGCTGGCGGCCGCCGCCCGCCGGGAGCACACCCTGCGCGCGGCGGTACGGGCAGCGCTGGCGGCCCGACCGCCCGCCGCCGGCGCACCAATCTTCGCCAGCATCGACGGTGGACTGAGCCGGCTGGTGGCCGCCGTGGGGCAGGCGGCGACCGTCGACGGCGGCCCGGTCGACGTCACGTTGCGCACCGGTGCCACGGTGCGGGAGCTGGCGGCGACGTCGACGGGGTGGCGGCTGGTGGTCGGACCGACCCGCGGTGCCGAGCGGATCGACGTCGACGCGGTCGTGCTCGCGGTGCCGGCCCGGCCGGCCGCCCGGTTGCTCGCGGCGGTCGACGCGGCCGCGGCCGTCGGCGTCGGCGCCCTGGACTACGCCAGCATCGCCCTGGTCACCCTGGCGCTGCCCGATCCCGACCTGCCCGAGCTGTCCGGTTTCCTGGTGCCGGCGACCGAAGGCACCACGACGAAGGCGGCCACGTTCTTCAGCACCAAATGGGCCCACCTGCGCCGGGCGGACGGGCTCGCCGTGGTGCGGGCCTCCGTCGGCCGCTACGGCGACGAGCAGCTGCTGCAGCGCGACGACGACGAACTGGTCGCCACCGTGCACGCCGAGCTGGGCCGGTTGTCCGGGGCACGGCTGCCGGCCGTCGCGCAGTCGCACGTGCAGCGCTGGGGCGGCGCGTTGCCGCAGTACCCGCCGGGGCACCTGGACCGGGTCGCGGCGGCCCGGCGGTCACTGCGCGACGCACGGCGGGGGCTCGCGCTGGCCGGTGCGGCCTTCGACGGGATCGGCATCCCGGTGTGCGTACGGTCCGGCGAGAACGCCGCCGACGAGATTGTCACCACCCTGGAGGGAGTACGCCGATGA
- the hemQ gene encoding hydrogen peroxide-dependent heme synthase, producing MSGEQSNAARLRELNATIQYTMWSVFRVAERLPALRDGLIGEVESLIDELTAKGVTVRGTYDVAGLRADADIMIWWHAADSDDLQDAYGRLRRTALGRHLVPVWSQMALHRPAEFNKSHVPAFLAGEEPRPYICVYPFVRSYEWYLLPDAERRAMLAEHGQMARPYPDVRANTVASFALGDYEWLLAFEADELHRIVDLMRDLRASSARRHVREEVPFFTGRRRPVADLVNNLP from the coding sequence ATGAGCGGCGAGCAGAGCAACGCGGCCCGGCTGCGGGAGCTGAACGCGACGATCCAGTACACGATGTGGTCGGTGTTCCGCGTCGCCGAGCGGTTGCCGGCATTGCGTGACGGGCTGATCGGTGAGGTCGAGTCGCTGATCGACGAGCTGACCGCCAAGGGCGTCACGGTACGCGGTACCTACGACGTCGCCGGGCTGCGCGCCGACGCCGACATCATGATCTGGTGGCACGCCGCCGACAGCGACGACCTGCAGGACGCGTACGGGCGCCTGCGCCGTACCGCACTGGGTCGCCATCTCGTCCCGGTCTGGTCCCAGATGGCACTGCACCGACCGGCCGAGTTCAACAAGAGCCATGTGCCGGCGTTCCTGGCCGGCGAGGAGCCCCGGCCGTACATCTGCGTCTACCCGTTCGTCCGGTCGTACGAGTGGTACCTGCTGCCGGACGCCGAGCGTCGGGCGATGCTGGCCGAACACGGCCAGATGGCCCGCCCCTATCCGGACGTACGGGCCAACACGGTTGCGTCCTTCGCACTCGGTGACTACGAGTGGCTGCTCGCCTTCGAAGCCGACGAACTGCACCGGATCGTCGACCTGATGCGGGACCTGCGCGCCTCGTCGGCCCGCCGGCACGTCCGCGAGGAGGTGCCGTTCTTCACCGGCCGGCGGCGCCCGGTCGCCGATCTGGTGAACAACCTGCCCTGA
- a CDS encoding GNAT family N-acetyltransferase, producing MTSHVAHTAELDPVTLYQLLKLRVDVFVVEQECAYPELDGRDVEPQTLQLWLARAGAVIACLRLLTEPDASTAEPDPSPAEPDASTAEPHGTAGGGRVRRIGRVAVAAHERGRGHGGRLIEAALAIAGDQPCVLDAQAHLTALYARHGFVVAGPEYVEDGIPHVPMRRPPGGRRSRHAQ from the coding sequence CTGACCTCGCATGTCGCGCATACCGCCGAGCTCGATCCGGTCACCCTCTACCAGCTGTTGAAACTCCGGGTCGACGTCTTCGTCGTGGAGCAGGAGTGCGCATACCCGGAGCTGGACGGTCGCGACGTCGAGCCGCAGACCCTGCAGCTGTGGCTGGCCCGGGCCGGCGCGGTGATCGCCTGCCTGCGCCTGCTGACCGAACCGGACGCGAGCACGGCCGAACCGGACCCGAGCCCGGCGGAACCGGACGCGAGCACGGCCGAACCGCACGGCACGGCAGGCGGTGGTCGGGTCCGTCGGATCGGCCGGGTGGCGGTGGCTGCTCACGAACGCGGCCGGGGCCACGGCGGCAGGCTGATCGAGGCCGCCCTGGCGATCGCCGGTGACCAGCCGTGTGTCCTCGACGCCCAGGCCCATCTGACCGCCCTCTACGCCCGGCACGGATTCGTCGTCGCGGGCCCGGAGTACGTCGAGGACGGCATCCCGCACGTGCCGATGCGTCGGCCACCCGGTGGGCGGCGGTCGCGGCACGCGCAGTGA
- a CDS encoding Prokaryotic metallothionein, protein MATCEVCGNDYWMAFDIRTVSGDTYTFDSFECAIQLLAPICEHCQCKIVGHGVEVSGRFFCCAHCARAVDQETGAQVRDAVGSRPG, encoded by the coding sequence ATGGCGACCTGTGAGGTCTGCGGCAACGACTACTGGATGGCGTTCGACATCCGGACCGTGAGCGGGGACACCTACACCTTCGACTCGTTCGAGTGCGCGATCCAGCTTCTGGCACCGATCTGCGAGCACTGCCAGTGCAAGATCGTCGGGCACGGCGTCGAGGTGTCGGGGCGGTTCTTCTGCTGTGCGCACTGCGCCCGCGCGGTGGACCAGGAGACCGGCGCGCAGGTACGTGACGCGGTCGGCAGCCGACCCGGCTGA
- the msrB gene encoding peptide-methionine (R)-S-oxide reductase MsrB encodes MTDDKVDLPRPGDRPRTDDLPRTDEQWRARLNPEEFRVLRQAGTERPWSGEYVETTTVGTYHCRACDAPLFTSDTKFDSHCGWPSFDEALPGAVRYIEDRSHGMVRTEVRCATCDSHLGHRFDGERYTSKNARYCMNSVALRLEPA; translated from the coding sequence ATGACCGACGACAAGGTTGACCTGCCCCGTCCCGGCGACCGGCCCCGGACCGACGACCTGCCGCGCACCGACGAGCAGTGGCGGGCCCGGTTGAACCCCGAGGAGTTCCGGGTGCTGCGTCAGGCCGGCACCGAACGGCCCTGGTCGGGCGAGTACGTCGAGACCACCACGGTCGGTACGTACCACTGCCGGGCCTGCGACGCACCGCTGTTCACCAGCGACACCAAGTTCGACTCGCACTGTGGCTGGCCGAGCTTCGACGAGGCGCTGCCCGGCGCGGTGCGCTACATCGAGGACCGGTCGCACGGCATGGTGCGTACCGAGGTGCGCTGCGCGACCTGTGATTCGCACCTGGGCCACCGCTTCGACGGCGAGCGGTACACCTCGAAGAACGCCCGGTACTGCATGAACTCGGTGGCGCTGCGGCTCGAGCCGGCCTGA
- the ligD gene encoding non-homologous end-joining DNA ligase, with protein sequence MAGTSRGTRSSATTVEVAGHQVRLSSPDRVCFPGPGYTKQDVFDYYLAVGDGIMRALRDRPTTLQRFPDGVDGEMFYQKRVPARGVPPWLRTAEIAFPSGRTADELCPADLAHVAWAAQMSTVVFHPWPVRAADVDRPDELRIDLDPQPGTDFVDAVAAAGEVRALLDELGAVGYPKTSGGRGVHVYLRIVPRWSFAEVRRAVIAFAREVQRRRPDLVTTSWWKEERGEKVFIDYNQMARDRTIACAYSLRANSRATVSTPVTWDELTEVEPDDFDLRTVPPRLAERGDPHAGIDDTPWDIGPLLEWADRDERDGRGGDLPYPPDHPKMPGEPRRVQPSRARPDPAG encoded by the coding sequence ATGGCTGGCACGAGCCGCGGTACCCGGTCGTCGGCGACCACCGTCGAGGTGGCGGGCCATCAGGTGCGCCTGAGCAGCCCGGACCGGGTCTGTTTCCCCGGGCCGGGCTACACCAAGCAGGACGTGTTCGACTACTACCTGGCCGTCGGCGACGGGATCATGCGGGCGCTGCGGGACCGCCCGACGACCCTGCAACGCTTCCCGGACGGCGTCGACGGGGAGATGTTCTATCAGAAGCGGGTGCCGGCCCGGGGCGTGCCGCCGTGGCTGCGTACCGCCGAGATCGCCTTTCCCAGCGGTCGGACCGCCGACGAACTCTGCCCTGCCGACCTGGCCCACGTCGCCTGGGCGGCGCAGATGAGCACCGTGGTGTTCCACCCCTGGCCGGTGCGCGCCGCCGACGTGGACCGGCCGGACGAGCTGCGGATCGACCTCGACCCGCAGCCGGGCACCGATTTCGTCGACGCGGTCGCCGCCGCGGGCGAGGTGCGTGCCCTGCTCGACGAACTCGGCGCGGTCGGCTACCCGAAGACCTCCGGCGGCCGGGGAGTGCACGTCTACCTGCGGATCGTGCCCCGCTGGTCGTTCGCCGAGGTACGCCGGGCGGTGATCGCGTTCGCCCGCGAGGTGCAGCGCCGCCGCCCCGACCTGGTCACCACCTCATGGTGGAAGGAGGAACGCGGCGAGAAGGTCTTCATCGACTACAACCAGATGGCCCGGGACCGCACCATCGCCTGCGCCTACTCGCTGCGCGCCAACAGCCGCGCCACGGTCTCCACCCCGGTGACGTGGGACGAGTTGACCGAGGTGGAGCCGGACGACTTCGATCTGCGGACGGTGCCGCCCCGACTGGCCGAGCGGGGCGACCCGCACGCCGGTATCGACGACACGCCGTGGGACATCGGGCCGCTGCTGGAGTGGGCCGACCGCGACGAGCGGGACGGCCGGGGCGGGGACCTGCCGTACCCGCCGGACCATCCGAAGATGCCCGGCGAACCGCGGCGGGTCCAGCCCTCGCGGGCCCGGCCGGACCCGGCCGGCTGA
- a CDS encoding alpha/beta hydrolase, whose amino-acid sequence MTRRADPPRQGPPPRRHHRRLPVVAAVLTLVVAGLTACTRADGPGAAPPAGSSRPGADDTTGLHWRPCPEIARQWSGEVRDDLRYDCATLDVPVDWAAGPAAGTLPLALLRARSTAQRDRIGALVVNPGGPGVSGVDAAARLALGERSGGLPDAVMHRFDVVGFDPRGVARSAGVDCGADADWDAVFGADPDPHDDAAFAAAADVSRRIAADCAARHGDRLAAFSTHQTARDLDAVRAAVGDERLTYLGYSYGSLLGATYAHLFPDRVRALVLDGAIDPQQDPVAGSLGQAAGFERAFDAFVRWCAATPAACPISTDPAGTLDDAVDRARTDPVTSVDGRSTTPGWIFYAVVASLYDDSGWPRLARAVAALRDGDPAPVFALADGYTGRDADGGYDNLFAANLAINCADAEMPLPPTQIRALQQQWRQEHPRFGPALAVGLLACAQWPTAADPYPVGAAAGAPPILVIGTIGDPATPYEQAPRLAELLGSGVLVTWEGDGHTAYPHARCVAATVDAYLIDLTVPADGLRCPA is encoded by the coding sequence GTGACCCGGCGCGCCGACCCCCCGCGTCAGGGTCCACCCCCGCGTCGGCACCACCGTCGGCTGCCCGTCGTCGCCGCCGTACTCACCCTGGTCGTGGCCGGGCTCACCGCCTGCACCAGGGCCGACGGCCCTGGCGCGGCACCGCCGGCCGGGTCGAGCCGACCGGGTGCCGACGACACGACCGGGCTGCACTGGCGGCCCTGCCCCGAGATTGCCCGCCAATGGTCCGGCGAGGTCCGCGACGACCTGCGCTACGACTGTGCCACGCTCGACGTACCGGTCGACTGGGCGGCCGGCCCGGCCGCCGGGACCCTGCCCCTCGCACTGCTACGGGCGCGTTCCACCGCGCAGCGGGACCGGATCGGCGCGCTCGTGGTCAATCCCGGTGGTCCGGGCGTGTCCGGGGTGGACGCCGCCGCGCGGCTGGCCCTCGGCGAACGCTCCGGCGGCCTGCCCGACGCGGTGATGCACCGGTTCGACGTGGTCGGTTTCGACCCGCGTGGGGTGGCCCGCTCGGCCGGCGTCGACTGTGGGGCCGACGCGGACTGGGACGCCGTCTTCGGCGCCGACCCGGATCCCCACGACGATGCCGCCTTCGCCGCCGCCGCCGACGTGAGTCGGCGGATCGCGGCCGACTGCGCGGCCCGCCACGGCGACCGGCTCGCCGCCTTCTCCACCCATCAGACCGCCCGGGACCTTGACGCGGTCCGGGCCGCCGTCGGCGACGAGCGACTCACCTACCTCGGCTACTCGTACGGCAGCCTGTTGGGCGCCACCTACGCCCACCTGTTCCCGGACCGGGTCCGCGCGCTGGTTCTCGACGGCGCGATCGATCCGCAGCAGGATCCGGTGGCCGGCTCACTCGGCCAGGCCGCCGGCTTCGAACGTGCCTTCGACGCGTTCGTCCGGTGGTGCGCCGCCACCCCGGCGGCCTGCCCGATCAGCACCGATCCCGCCGGCACGCTCGACGACGCCGTCGACCGGGCCCGCACGGATCCGGTGACGTCGGTCGACGGCCGGTCGACGACCCCCGGATGGATCTTCTACGCCGTGGTCGCCTCGCTCTATGACGACAGCGGCTGGCCACGGTTGGCCCGTGCGGTGGCCGCGCTGCGCGACGGCGACCCGGCACCGGTGTTCGCCCTGGCCGACGGGTACACCGGCCGGGACGCCGACGGCGGCTACGACAACCTGTTCGCCGCCAACCTGGCGATCAACTGCGCCGACGCCGAGATGCCGCTGCCCCCGACGCAGATCCGCGCGCTGCAGCAGCAGTGGCGCCAGGAGCACCCCCGGTTCGGCCCGGCGCTGGCGGTCGGTCTGCTGGCCTGCGCGCAATGGCCGACCGCTGCCGACCCGTACCCGGTCGGCGCGGCGGCCGGTGCCCCACCGATCCTGGTGATCGGCACCATCGGGGATCCGGCGACCCCGTACGAGCAGGCCCCTCGACTCGCCGAGCTGCTGGGCAGCGGCGTGCTGGTGACCTGGGAAGGTGACGGGCACACCGCGTACCCGCACGCACGGTGTGTGGCGGCGACGGTCGACGCGTACCTGATCGATCTGACGGTGCCCGCCGACGGCCTGCGCTGCCCGGCCTGA
- a CDS encoding ATP-dependent DNA ligase, with protein MKLPIPCPIEPMLARPVTTLPVADGLSYEPKWDGYRCVIFRDGTEVELASRGGKTLTRYFPEVITQALAQLPPRVVVDGELIVIRPDAGRSRLDFDLLGQRIHPAASRVRLLAEQTPASFVAFDLLALDDTALLDEPFRVRRERLTDALATVTGPMHLTPVTTDPATARQWFDIFEGAGLDGVIAKPAELQYEPGKRSMFKVKHGRTADVVVAGFRWHKSGPVVGSLLLGLYDDTGTLHHVGVCASFTAARRAELVEELAPLRTTPAEHPWVGGDEASGQRVPGAPSRWSGGKNLEWQPLRPEWVAEVGYDAMEGDRFRHTARFLRWRPDRDPASCRYDQLVRPVRFDVDRVLAGDPTGPR; from the coding sequence GTGAAGCTGCCGATCCCCTGCCCGATCGAGCCGATGCTGGCCAGGCCGGTCACCACGCTACCCGTCGCCGACGGGCTCAGCTACGAGCCCAAGTGGGACGGCTACCGGTGCGTCATCTTCCGCGACGGCACCGAGGTGGAGCTGGCCAGCCGTGGCGGCAAGACCCTGACCAGGTACTTCCCGGAAGTGATCACCCAGGCACTGGCCCAGTTGCCACCCCGGGTCGTCGTCGACGGTGAGCTGATCGTGATCCGCCCGGACGCGGGCCGGTCACGACTGGACTTCGACCTGCTCGGGCAGCGTATCCACCCGGCGGCGTCGCGGGTCCGGCTGCTCGCCGAGCAGACCCCGGCCTCCTTCGTCGCCTTCGACCTGCTCGCCCTCGACGACACTGCCCTGCTCGACGAGCCGTTCCGGGTCCGACGCGAACGGTTGACCGACGCCCTGGCCACCGTCACCGGGCCGATGCACCTGACCCCGGTCACCACCGACCCGGCGACCGCCCGGCAGTGGTTCGACATCTTCGAGGGCGCCGGCCTCGACGGGGTGATCGCCAAACCGGCCGAGCTGCAGTACGAACCGGGCAAACGGTCGATGTTCAAGGTCAAGCACGGGCGTACCGCCGATGTGGTCGTGGCCGGATTCCGCTGGCACAAGTCCGGCCCGGTGGTGGGTTCGCTGCTGCTGGGTCTCTACGACGACACTGGCACGCTGCACCACGTCGGGGTCTGCGCGTCGTTCACCGCGGCTCGGCGGGCCGAGCTGGTCGAGGAGCTGGCACCGCTGCGTACCACCCCGGCCGAACATCCATGGGTCGGCGGTGACGAGGCCTCCGGGCAGCGCGTGCCGGGAGCACCGAGTCGGTGGAGCGGCGGCAAGAACCTCGAATGGCAGCCGCTGCGACCCGAATGGGTGGCCGAGGTCGGCTACGACGCGATGGAGGGCGACCGGTTCCGGCACACCGCACGGTTCCTGCGCTGGCGCCCGGATCGCGATCCCGCCTCGTGCCGCTACGACCAGCTCGTCCGGCCGGTGCGGTTCGACGTCGACCGGGTCCTGGCCGGCGACCCCACTGGTCCACGGTGA